The Deltaproteobacteria bacterium genome has a window encoding:
- the coaBC gene encoding bifunctional phosphopantothenoylcysteine decarboxylase/phosphopantothenate--cysteine ligase CoaBC: protein MARFSGKNIAIGVGGGIAAYKACELVRAFVKEDAADVRVCLTRAATQFVSPLTFQALARRPVLTDLLDPAQDSAYGHLAIARGLDLFVIAPATADLLGRIRAGLGDDAVTTTLLAARCPILLAPAMNTAMWENELVQENVAALGELPRFHFVGPESGALADGDVGAGRLATLDAILDAAERLLAPHDLAGRRVLVTAGPTREAIDPVRFVSNRSSGKMGYAIAAAARRRGAEVTLVSGPVSISPPPGVTLIRITTAQELLRATLAALPGMHAVIAAAAVADYRPAQVAEQKLKKGEGAETLVLERTPDVLGEASQAAGTGPLRPVFVGFAAETEQLLANAQAKLQKKNLDLVVANDVAQSDRGFDVDQNAATLLHRDGKQEPLALQRKDALADAVLDRVAALLAAR, encoded by the coding sequence TGCGCGTCTGCCTCACGCGCGCGGCCACGCAGTTCGTCTCGCCGCTCACCTTCCAGGCGCTGGCGCGACGGCCGGTGCTCACCGACCTGCTCGATCCCGCGCAGGACTCCGCCTACGGCCACCTGGCCATCGCGCGCGGGCTGGACCTCTTCGTCATCGCGCCGGCCACCGCGGACCTCCTCGGCCGCATCCGCGCCGGCCTGGGCGACGACGCCGTGACCACCACGCTGCTCGCCGCGCGCTGCCCCATCCTGCTCGCGCCGGCCATGAACACGGCCATGTGGGAGAACGAGCTGGTGCAAGAGAACGTGGCCGCGCTCGGCGAGCTGCCCCGCTTCCACTTCGTGGGCCCGGAGAGCGGCGCCCTCGCCGACGGCGACGTGGGCGCCGGCCGCCTGGCCACCCTCGACGCCATCCTCGACGCCGCCGAGCGCCTCCTCGCGCCCCACGACCTCGCCGGCCGCCGCGTGCTGGTGACCGCGGGGCCCACGCGCGAGGCGATCGATCCGGTGCGCTTCGTGTCCAACCGCTCGAGCGGCAAGATGGGCTACGCCATCGCCGCGGCCGCGCGCCGCCGGGGCGCCGAGGTCACGCTGGTGAGCGGACCGGTGTCGATCTCGCCGCCGCCGGGCGTGACGCTGATCCGGATCACCACCGCGCAGGAGCTGCTCCGCGCCACGCTCGCCGCGCTGCCAGGGATGCACGCGGTGATCGCCGCCGCCGCCGTCGCCGACTATCGGCCCGCGCAGGTGGCCGAGCAGAAGCTCAAGAAGGGCGAAGGCGCGGAGACGCTGGTGCTGGAGCGCACGCCGGACGTGCTCGGTGAAGCGAGCCAGGCCGCGGGCACGGGGCCGCTGCGGCCGGTGTTCGTGGGCTTCGCCGCGGAGACGGAGCAGCTGCTCGCGAACGCGCAGGCCAAGCTGCAGAAGAAGAACCTGGATCTCGTCGTGGCCAACGACGTCGCGCAAAGCGATCGCGGCTTCGACGTGGACCAGAACGCCGCCACCCTGCTCCACCGCGACGGCAAGCAGGAGCCGCTCGCGCTCCAGCGCAAGGACGCCCTCGCCGACGCCGTGCTGGATCGCGTGGCCGCGCTGCTCGCGGCCCGCTGA